The following are from one region of the Trichoplusia ni isolate ovarian cell line Hi5 chromosome 1, tn1, whole genome shotgun sequence genome:
- the LOC113496602 gene encoding intraflagellar transport protein 172 homolog isoform X3 has protein sequence MRLKYAKTLLEAQCILQDCESPIADICWSPNNVKLAVATCDRQVLLFDRDGNRRDKFVTKPADSAAGKKSYVITSISFSENSEMIGVAQSDNMVFVYRVGADWSGKKVICNKFPLTGAPMSLLPAENGFYTGTSDGKIRSLDCKINKSSSMWTGGACCVALARGGEGTLASGHVDGTLYLNGRLLLRYTLPPTALVLLPPYLIVGSCDGRVAVYEAQRGALLRSLEPSLPPDRRDIISAAPSPSGQTVAFGVFDGCLVGEMKESGSVELAMLNIPNFYAARALAWSGDGTKLAIASQTGAVIQLEAVLRRWVWRDTVAVQHVSARQLVLTRLANDALPLTVTTKHAPDIFNVRFIGNDWYAVCRTSSTLILCDIARGLTSEIPWSGSGERVYAAVGGACLLHRAGELSVVEYGLDKVLHTVRTERVNPHVLSVRINEGAASGNELSDRKHLAYLLDRQTIAVVDLATGIQLGQWWHEARVDWLELNESGQLLLLRDTRRRLALLRLHTGDKEIIASGVSFVQWIENSDAVVAQTPTHLLVWYSAWDSGSVEMAECGGAVAVEVISRRVVLDGGLLPYLQLDEHRLAFNNALRSGDLDGCAKYLDGVGNNADVAPLWRQLAERALADENVQLAAKCYREVDDEARTFYLEKTVELAAAEGDGDVTVGLNNAIVRARLAIFAGDLATAEECYVRRAGRPDLAVDMYKQFNKWTDAIALAERTDRASVATMKQQHMDYLTSTGRLGEAGAVLAASGDIQGAVKLWLRGGRSRRAAALLLQHPHLLRDTDLIEAVHTQLIQEEWWETAGEISERRGDTRAAVEYYAKGNNYARAVQLAREACPSEVTALEGRWGAYLVSARQAGAAVPHLIEAGQSRAALDAALAAHHYRKALQILQAIDDKDSIKEQCERLGDHFISTREWETAERVLTSCGMAERCVKAYNAAGRVADGLRLAAGHLTEEQTREIYMPLAQQLRMDGQLRKAEQIYIGLGEPDEAISMYKEASQYEAMLRLVAVHRGSLLEATRRHVAQALHASGDLRTAENYYIQAGDWKSAIQMYRSAGQWEGAERVARAHAPSGVQQQVALQWAGALGGAPAARLLAARGLAALGARWAIQAQRWDIAMELCSLGGGMTRSEVARAEAASLADEHPDEAEAAFLRASAPDHAVRMWLQHGKHQRALTLAEQHAPHMVEEVLVEGARAAAERGDLPQFEALMIRANRPREVVQHYKDLELWDEAARVSREYLPDSSGGSGAGGEGVPGEVPALLQRAAAHADAAEWWEAVRLLGAASAAAAAAAAPRLAERAALRAARLARDHLHDARRRAAADMLAERFAAIGQTDIGEQLRAALSEGYATEDEAPASSTEYEAAEEAEASGAETEESSSAALERLARAGHWQRCLAHAAARAPHYALRYAAHMFKAHPRMEGIDIESEEAPEVLSQVLEVLRQYLSSGEPGIDSLTGSDAPLAKAVCSEILVRVSTAPKAFAALKDASGVMVIAGAEDRALQAITLLMALHVPQIAGKAARALPRYTDIIVADVAYYACGMAVRAEGASGAREAFVLLNRCLDLAEAADDDSAHLLDYTDFECTDWSRTPLLLESGCVRGGALEDAREWVLAVSMDQAVEQTLPVDSRGMYASSVADSEACCVITGYPLGSRLVTFTNGRCANREWWSRCAGAARAGGAAAALLRVLDAWCGPADVHHG, from the exons atgagGTTGAAGTACGCCAAGACGCTTCTGGAAGCGCAG tGTATTTTGCAGGATTGCGAGAGTCCTATTGCTGATATCTGCTGGTCACCTAACAACGTTAAGTTAGCGGTAGCAACTTGTGATAGGCAAGTGCTTTTGTTCGACCGAGATGGTAACCGCCGTGATAAGTTTGTCACCAAGCCTGCTGACTCAGCTGCAGGGAAAAAGTCGTATGTTATTACAA GCATATCCTTCAGCGAGAACTCAGAAATGATTGGCGTTGCTCAAAGTGATAACATGGTGTTCGTGTATCGCGTTGGCGCGGACTGGAGTGGAAAAAAGGTGATATGTAACAAATTTCCTTTGACTGGCGCACCGATGTCGCTGCTACCGGCAGAAAATGGCTTCTACACGGGTACGAGTGATGGTAAGATAAG GTCATTGGATTGCAAGATTAATAAGAGCAGCAGCATGTGGACGGGAGGGGCGTGCTGCGTGGCCTTAGCACGTGGCGGGGAGGGCACGCTGGCATCAGGTCATGTTGATGGCACGCTGTATCTTAATGGACGACTATTGCTACGATATACTCTACCGCCCACAGCTCTTGTCCTATTGCCGCCTtat TTAATAGTGGGATCGTGTGATGGCCGTGTAGCTGTGTACGAAGCCCAACGTGGGGCTCTTCTGCGTAGCTTAGAGCCTTCCCTACCACCGGACCGACGCGATATAATATCGGCCGCGCCTAGCCCGTCTGGacaa ACTGTCGCATTCGGCGTGTTTGACGGATGCCTAGTAGGTGAGATGAAGGAGTCTGGCAGTGTAGAATTGGCCATGCTAAACATACCTAACTTTTATGCGGCACGCGCTTTAGCATGGAGCGGAGATGGGACCAAGCTGGCTATCGCTTCACAAACAGGAGCCGTGATTCAGTTAGAAGCGGTGCTAAG GCGTTGGGTGTGGCGAGATACAGTGGCGGTGCAGCACGTGAGCGCGCGGCAGCTGGTGCTGACTCGCCTTGCCAACGATGCGCTGCCTCTTACTGTCACCACAAAGCACGCACCCGATATTTTTAACGTGCGGTTCATCG GGAACGATTGGTACGCAGTGTGTCGTACCAGTAGTACACTAATTTTATGTGACATAGCAAGAGGTCTCACCAGCGAG ATCCCGTGGTCTGGTAGCGGTGAGCGGGTATATGCAGCTGTGGGTGGAGCGTGCCTACTGCACAGGGCTGGCGAGTTGAGCGTCGTCGAGTATGGCCTCGACAAAGTCTTACATACA GTACGGACGGAACGCGTGAACCCACACGTGTTAAGTGTCCGTATTAACGAAGGAGCCGCTAGCGGTAATGAGTTAAGCGATAGAAAGCACCTAGCCTACCTACTGGATAGACAGACCATCGCTGTGGTAGATCTTGCGACCG GAATACAACTAGGTCAGTGGTGGCATGAAGCTCGCGTCGACTGGCTCGAATTGAACGAAAGCGGACAGCTCCTACTTTTGAGAGACACAAGACGCCGGCTGGCATTGTTAAGACTACATACAGGAGACAAA GAAATCATTGCTAGCGGCGTATCATTTGTGCAGTGGATTGAAAATAGTGACGCAGTTGTCGCTCAAACTCCAACTCATCTTCTCGTCTG GTACAGTGCATGGGATTCTGGTAGCGTCGAAATGGCAGAGTGCGGTGGCGCTGTTGCCGTCGAAGTGATCTCGCGCCGAGTTGTGCTTGATGGAGGGTTACTCCCGTATCTGCAGTTAGACGAACATCGACTTGCATTTA ATAATGCACTTCGGAGCGGCGACTTGGATGGATGTGCAAAATACCTGGACGGTGTGGGCAACAATGCGGATGTGGCTCCTTTGTGGCGACAACTGGCTGAACGTGCATTGGCTGACGAAAATGTCcaa TTGGCGGCCAAATGTTACCGTGAAGTTGATGATGAGGCGCGCACTTTTTATTTGGAGAAAACTGTAGAATTAGCGGCTGCTGAAGGGGACGGCGACGTCACAGTTG gtttaaACAATGCCATAGTTAGAGCTCGTCTGGCAATATTTGCTGGCGACCTGGCTACGGCTGAAGAGTGCTATGTCCGGCGCGCTGGTCGTCCGGACCTAGCCGTTGATATGtacaaacagtttaataaatggACTGACGCTATAGCTCTCGCCGAGAGAACCGATCGCGCGTCGGTAGCCACAATGAAACAGCAGCACATGGATTATTTAACATCAACTG GAAGATTAGGTGAAGCTGGGGCAGTCCTAGCTGCATCCGGAGACATTCAAGGCGCAGTAAAACTTTGGTTGCGGGGAGGACGTTCACGGCGCGCTGCCGCTCTCTTGTTACAGCACCCGCATTTACTGAGAGATACTGATTTGATAGAAGCTGTACATACACAGCTAATTCAG GAAGAATGGTGGGAAACAGCCGGAGAAATATCAGAACGCAGAGGTGACACTCGGGCTGCGGTGGAGTATTACGCGAAAGGAAATAATTATGCAAGAGCCGTCCAACTGGCTAGAGAG GCGTGTCCTAGCGAGGTGACAGCTCTGGAGGGTCGGTGGGGTGCGTACCTGGTGTCCGCGCGGCAAGCGGGCGCCGCCGTGCCGCACCTCATCGAGGCGGGCCAGTCTCGCGCCGCGCTGGacgccgcgctcgccgcgcaCCACTACAGGAAGGCGCTGCAGATACTGCAG GCAATCGATGACAAGGATTCCATCAAAGAACAGTGTGAAAGACTTGGCGATCATTTTATTTCGACACGT GAATGGGAGACAGCAGAACGTGTGCTGACATCATGCGGTATGGCGGAGCGATGTGTGAAGGCTTACAACGCGGCGGGTAGAGTCGCGGACGGCCTGCGCCTCGCCGCGGGGCATCTCACGGAGGAACAAACCAGGGAAATATACATGCCTCTCGCACAACAACTTAGAATGGACGGACAACTGCGCAAGGCTGAGCAGATCTATATCGGGCTAGGAGAACCAGATGAGGCTATATCCATGTATAAG GAAGCATCTCAATATGAGGCTATGTTGCGACTGGTGGCAGTTCACCGCGGCTCGTTACTAGAAGCGACGCGCCGACACGTTGCGCAGGCGCTCCATGCTTCTGGAGATCTTCGCACAgctgaaaattattatatacaaGCTG GTGACTGGAAAAGTGCAATTCAGATGTATCGTTCAGCTGGTCAGTGGGAAGGTGCGGAACGAGTCGCCCGCGCCCACGCTCCTAGTGGTGTTCAACAACAG GTGGCACTGCAATGGGCTGGCGCTCTTGGTGGTGCGCCGGCTGCTCGTCTGCTGGCGGCGCGAGGTCTTGCAGCCTTAGGAGCTCGTTGGGCTATACAAGCACAAAG ATGGGATATTGCAATGGAGTTGTGTTCGCTTGGCGGTGGTATGACTCGCAGTGAGGTAGCGCGGGCCGAGGCTGCCTCGTTAGCGGACGAGCATCCCGACGAGGCGGAAGCCGCCTTCCTCCGCGCCTCTGCCCCTGACCACGCCGTACGCATGTGGCTGCAGCATGGGAAACATCAGCGAGCGCTCACGTTGGCTGAACAACATGCACCACATAtg GTAGAGGAGGTGCTAGTGGAAGGAGCAAGGGCAGCAGCTGAACGCGGTGACTTACCTCAATTTGAGGCACTTATGATACGAGCCAACAGGCCGCGCGAGGTCGTACAGCATTATAAAGATTTAG AGTTGTGGGACGAAGCGGCTCGCGTGTCCCGTGAGTACCTGCCGGACAgcagcggcggcagcggcgcgggGGGCGAGGGGGTGCCCGGCGAGGTGCCGGCGCTGCtgcagcgcgcggcggcgcacgCGGACGCGGCCGAGTGGTGGGAGGCGGTGCGCCTGCTGGGagccgccagcgccgccgccgccgccgccgccgcgccgcgcctggCCGAGCGCGCCGCGCTGCGGGCCGCCCGCCTCGCGCGCGACCACCTGCACGACGCGCGCCGCCGGGCCGCCGCCGATATGCTGGCTGAGAG GTTTGCTGCTATCGGTCAGACTGACATCGGTGAACAACTTCGAGCTGCACTTTCCGAGGGCTATGCGACGGAAGACGAGGCACCAg CTTCGTCGACGGAATACGAAGCAGCAGAAGAGGCTGAAGCCAGCGGGGCGGAGACGGAGGAGTCGTCGTCGGCGGCGCTGGAGCGGCTCGCGCGCGCCGGACACTGGCAGCGCTGCCTGgcgcacgccgccgcgcgcgcgccgcactACGCGCTGCGATACGCCGCACACATGTTCAAGGCGCACCCG CGAATGGAAGGCATTGACATCGAGTCGGAGGAAGCACCTGAAGTGCTCTCCCAGGTTCTAGAGGTGTTACGGCAGTACCTCAGTAGTGGCGAGCCCGGCATAGACTCTCTGACGGGCAGCGACGCGCCGCTCGCCAAGGCCGTCTGTAGCGAGATACTGGTTAGAGTGTCTACTGCACCGAAAGCATTTGCTGCCCTGAAGGACGCTTCTGGTGTTATGGTTATTGCAGGTGCAGAAGATCGAGCTTTACAG GCTATTACCCTTTTGATGGCACTCCATGTGCCTCAAATAGCTGGAAAAGCAGCTCGCGCTTTGCCTCGTTATACAGACATCATCGTAGCAGATGTTG CGTACTACGCTTGCGGTATGGCCGTCCGAGCAGAGGGTGCGAGTGGTGCGCGCGAAGCCTTTGTTTTGCTTAATCGCTGTCTGGACCTCGCCGAGGCTGCTGATGACGATTCAGCACATTTACTAGACTACACTGATTTCG AGTGTACAGACTGGAGCCGCACGCCGCTCCTGTTAGAGAGTGGCTGCGTGCGCGGCGGAGCGCTGGAGGACGCCCGAGAGTGGGTGCTGGCAGTGTCCATGGACCAGGCCGTCGAACAG